A region from the uncultured Macellibacteroides sp. genome encodes:
- the rsgA gene encoding ribosome small subunit-dependent GTPase A, with product MRGLVIKNTGSWYSVRTDDGRTIESKLKGNFRLKDIRSTNPVSVGDRVDIEINNEGTAFITEIEERKNYIIRRASNLSKQSHIIAANLDQAMLIVTVNYPITTTVFIDRFLATAEAYRVPVKLVFNKIDRYNDEDREYMEALILLYTSIGYPCSKICARKEDGLDELRAEMKGKITLLSGHSGVGKSTLINKLLPGINLKTGNISEYHNKGMHTTTFSEMFELPGGGYIIDTPGIKGFGTIEMEDTEISHYFPEIFKHSKTCRFGNCTHRHEPGCAVMEAVADHYISESRYRSYLSILTDKDESKYREEF from the coding sequence GGTATTCGGTTCGTACGGACGATGGCCGGACAATTGAAAGTAAACTTAAGGGTAACTTCAGACTGAAAGATATCCGTAGTACAAATCCTGTGTCAGTTGGCGATCGCGTCGACATTGAGATTAATAACGAAGGGACAGCTTTTATAACGGAAATTGAGGAACGAAAGAACTACATTATCCGCCGTGCTTCCAATTTATCCAAACAATCACATATCATTGCTGCCAATCTCGATCAGGCAATGCTGATTGTAACGGTAAATTATCCAATAACCACCACTGTGTTTATTGACCGTTTCCTTGCCACAGCCGAGGCATATCGTGTGCCTGTTAAACTTGTGTTTAACAAAATAGACCGTTACAATGACGAAGATCGCGAGTATATGGAAGCGCTGATTCTTTTATATACATCCATTGGCTACCCTTGTTCGAAGATTTGTGCCCGTAAAGAAGATGGGCTTGACGAGCTGCGTGCCGAAATGAAAGGTAAGATTACGCTTCTGTCCGGGCATTCCGGTGTAGGTAAATCCACTTTAATCAATAAATTGCTTCCGGGAATAAACCTGAAGACAGGCAATATCTCCGAATATCATAACAAGGGTATGCATACCACTACCTTTTCAGAAATGTTTGAATTGCCAGGTGGAGGATATATTATCGACACCCCGGGAATCAAAGGTTTTGGAACCATTGAAATGGAGGATACCGAAATATCTCACTATTTCCCGGAAATATTTAAACACAGTAAAACATGTCGCTTTGGCAACTGCACGCACAGACATGAGCCTGGATGTGCTGTAATGGAGGCTGTTGCTGATCATTATATCAGCGAATCCCGCTATCGCAGCTACCTGAGTATTCTTACTGATAAGGACGAAAGCAAGTATCGCGAGGAATTTTAA